From Acidihalobacter aeolianus, a single genomic window includes:
- a CDS encoding LysE family translocator, with protein MMNLQLWLVFALTVFVLSMIPGPCMLLAATHGMHHGSRRTLVTTAGALSALVLMMLASAAGLGALFAASAPAFAAVKWAGAAYLVYLGVRTWRSGGQEGVGLRLAGEEGVRRSAWQRYRQGFAVAASNPKAIVFFGALFPQFIDPTRPQAVQYALLCATFVSIETAWQMAYAFGGMRLAAWFGDPGRLRTFNRLSGGMFVGLGVLLSTVHRS; from the coding sequence ATGATGAACCTGCAGCTATGGCTGGTCTTCGCGCTGACGGTGTTCGTGCTGAGCATGATCCCAGGCCCGTGCATGCTGCTCGCCGCCACGCACGGCATGCATCACGGCAGCCGGCGGACCCTGGTCACCACCGCGGGCGCGCTGTCGGCGCTGGTGTTGATGATGCTGGCATCGGCGGCCGGGCTGGGCGCACTGTTTGCGGCCTCGGCACCGGCCTTCGCGGCGGTGAAGTGGGCGGGAGCCGCCTATCTCGTGTATCTCGGCGTGCGCACCTGGCGCTCCGGCGGGCAGGAGGGCGTCGGCCTGCGGTTGGCGGGCGAGGAGGGTGTGCGGCGATCCGCCTGGCAGCGCTACCGGCAGGGCTTTGCCGTCGCCGCGAGCAATCCCAAGGCGATCGTGTTCTTCGGCGCGCTGTTCCCCCAGTTCATCGACCCGACGCGGCCGCAGGCGGTGCAGTACGCGTTGCTGTGCGCCACCTTCGTGAGCATCGAGACGGCCTGGCAGATGGCCTATGCCTTCGGCGGCATGCGTCTCGCCGCATGGTTCGGCGATCCCGGGCGGTTGCGCACGTTCAATCGCCTGAGCGGCGGGATGTTCGTGGGTCTCGGCGTGCTGCTGTCGACGGTGCACCGCAGCTGA
- a CDS encoding bifunctional diguanylate cyclase/phosphodiesterase, translating to MIRSLEPLLLTEVDESALLRDVLERMGGFPGIDAVWYGYMDGEGGTRPALVRDNGLDSSPPMPGFNGELAITSDWSTDPDAQLWRESGPGWSSSVILPLPNDSGPQGIVALYSRDTGRFSSRDQAEWAHFARLLGLALQRCRGRASEQAYARLLDAIVRTHESFDPDADEAAIADSFVGILHDSSLFPIVWVGRQQPGGELEVLASRGVSADIKAAYLEAHRAAQAAGAPLLFDQVMESGESRWREDYQQEAILDNPVMQGWREQVDVSGLRLVAMSPIPLGGDVWGVLTANSFARVVDFERLLPVLERGARTLGLAIERRSRERELRDALAELDLESRAIAAAQQGISIADMRQPEQPLIFVNPAFTRITGYAPADVLGCNCRVLQDETTDPAARNQLRDAIEARQPVTVVLQNRRKDGGHFWNEVSLSPVIAEDGQLTHYIGLQTDVTDRVHEEIYRRQMATVVENMQEGVVFTDADLHILSVNEAFTRITGYTRDEVIGEKPAILRSDRHDNQFYEQREAILRERGFWQGEVWNRDSDGVTYPAMLSISAVHDAKGEVRHYVGVFTDISTLKEREQALQQAATRDFLTGLPNRYALDQRMETCLPRAIKQQTLLAIGLLDLDGFKGVNDTYGHETGDQLLTLLAERLRKTLRSSDFLARLGGDEFVLLMEDIRRWSDVEILLERLGAVFDENFLVGDLELRLGASLGLTLYPIDEARPRDLLRHADHALYVAKGHDRKPGLSHALYAYNPAEHESAASAPGTSEPTFARARELVPQNIEVYYQPVFDLPAQKMCEVEALARLRYLDGTWGADDFLDKLPPMDVRRTSFVVLDQALAQARRWAADGMELGVSVNFEPLDLLAPGTALAIESRLEAHRIDPAKLTLEIVDSGRILTNPVMAEHLLALKKLGIGLALDDLGSTYASLERLRSLPFDTLKLDRAFGMRLDRSPVDLRFLLSLVDLAQSLAVDLVVEGVDSAETLAAVQALGVTRVQGYLLAPPLTGGQVLRHVVTTPVAQQDAPLPAYARHLIWARGVRSRLLDTASGALDAGESPLHQAALRFPGLSGMLERYTSILHDTVAGQLTREVAVLLIDTVEREIMQLLDARYRQPADGD from the coding sequence TTGATACGTAGTCTGGAACCCTTGCTGCTGACCGAGGTCGACGAATCCGCTCTGTTACGTGATGTGCTGGAAAGGATGGGCGGCTTTCCGGGCATTGATGCCGTCTGGTACGGGTACATGGATGGCGAGGGTGGCACGCGACCGGCGCTGGTGCGAGATAACGGATTGGATTCGTCACCGCCGATGCCCGGATTCAATGGGGAACTCGCCATTACGAGCGACTGGTCGACTGACCCTGACGCTCAGTTGTGGCGCGAGAGCGGCCCCGGCTGGTCCTCATCCGTGATATTGCCGCTACCGAACGATTCGGGGCCGCAGGGCATTGTCGCGTTATACAGCCGGGACACAGGTAGGTTCTCCAGCCGCGATCAAGCCGAGTGGGCGCATTTCGCCCGCCTGCTCGGGCTGGCTTTGCAGCGCTGTCGCGGGCGGGCCTCGGAGCAGGCCTATGCGCGCCTGCTCGACGCCATCGTCCGTACGCACGAGAGCTTCGATCCGGATGCCGATGAAGCCGCGATCGCGGACAGTTTCGTCGGTATCTTGCACGATTCCTCCCTGTTTCCCATCGTCTGGGTTGGCCGGCAGCAGCCAGGCGGGGAGCTTGAGGTGCTTGCCAGCCGCGGCGTGAGCGCGGATATCAAAGCGGCCTATCTCGAAGCGCATCGCGCGGCCCAGGCGGCCGGCGCGCCGCTGCTGTTCGATCAAGTGATGGAGAGCGGCGAATCGCGCTGGCGCGAGGACTACCAGCAGGAAGCGATCCTCGATAACCCGGTGATGCAGGGCTGGCGCGAACAGGTGGATGTTTCCGGACTGCGCCTGGTAGCGATGAGTCCGATTCCGCTCGGCGGCGATGTCTGGGGTGTGCTGACGGCGAACAGCTTTGCCAGAGTGGTCGATTTCGAGCGATTGTTACCGGTGCTCGAGCGAGGCGCGCGTACCTTGGGGCTTGCCATCGAACGCCGCTCCCGTGAGCGTGAGCTACGCGATGCGCTGGCCGAGCTGGACCTGGAGTCCCGCGCGATTGCCGCCGCGCAGCAGGGCATTTCCATCGCGGACATGCGTCAGCCCGAGCAGCCACTGATCTTCGTCAACCCAGCTTTTACGCGAATCACGGGCTACGCTCCGGCCGACGTCCTGGGCTGCAACTGCCGCGTTCTGCAGGATGAGACGACGGATCCAGCGGCGCGCAATCAGCTGCGTGACGCAATCGAAGCGCGGCAACCGGTGACCGTGGTGTTACAGAACCGGCGCAAGGATGGCGGCCATTTCTGGAACGAGGTATCGCTCTCGCCAGTGATCGCCGAGGACGGCCAGCTCACGCATTACATTGGGTTGCAAACCGACGTCACCGATCGAGTGCATGAGGAAATCTACCGCCGGCAGATGGCAACTGTGGTCGAAAACATGCAGGAAGGTGTCGTGTTTACCGATGCTGATCTGCACATCCTGAGCGTGAATGAGGCGTTTACGCGGATTACCGGCTATACACGCGACGAGGTCATCGGCGAAAAGCCCGCAATACTTCGCTCAGATCGCCACGACAACCAGTTCTACGAGCAGCGTGAAGCGATTCTGCGTGAACGGGGATTCTGGCAGGGCGAGGTTTGGAATCGGGACAGCGACGGGGTTACATACCCGGCCATGCTTAGCATCAGCGCCGTCCACGATGCCAAGGGCGAGGTCCGGCATTATGTCGGCGTCTTCACGGACATCAGTACGCTCAAGGAGCGCGAACAGGCGCTGCAGCAGGCGGCCACGCGCGACTTTCTGACCGGGCTGCCCAATCGCTACGCCCTCGATCAGCGTATGGAGACGTGCCTGCCGCGTGCCATCAAGCAGCAAACCCTGCTGGCCATCGGACTGCTCGACCTCGATGGTTTCAAGGGTGTCAACGACACTTATGGGCACGAAACCGGCGATCAGTTGTTGACCCTGCTCGCTGAACGTCTGCGCAAGACGCTGCGCAGCTCGGATTTTCTGGCGCGACTCGGGGGTGACGAGTTTGTGCTGCTGATGGAGGACATTCGTCGCTGGAGCGACGTCGAAATACTGCTCGAACGCCTGGGTGCTGTGTTCGACGAAAACTTCCTCGTCGGAGATCTGGAACTCAGGCTCGGTGCGAGTCTGGGTCTGACCCTGTACCCCATCGACGAAGCCCGGCCGCGTGATTTGCTGAGGCATGCCGACCACGCGTTGTATGTGGCCAAGGGACACGACCGTAAACCCGGTCTCAGTCATGCCCTGTATGCATACAACCCGGCGGAGCACGAGTCCGCGGCGTCCGCGCCGGGGACCTCAGAGCCTACATTTGCGCGGGCCAGGGAGTTGGTGCCGCAGAACATCGAGGTTTATTACCAGCCCGTCTTCGATCTGCCCGCCCAGAAGATGTGTGAGGTCGAAGCCCTGGCGCGCCTGCGCTATCTGGATGGAACCTGGGGTGCCGACGATTTTCTCGATAAGTTGCCTCCCATGGACGTGCGCCGTACCAGCTTTGTCGTGCTCGACCAAGCGCTCGCCCAGGCTCGGCGCTGGGCTGCAGACGGCATGGAATTGGGTGTATCGGTCAATTTCGAGCCGCTGGATCTGCTGGCACCGGGCACGGCGCTGGCGATCGAGTCACGGCTTGAGGCCCATCGGATCGATCCGGCGAAACTGACCCTCGAAATCGTCGACAGCGGCCGTATTCTGACCAATCCGGTCATGGCGGAGCACCTGCTGGCATTAAAGAAACTAGGGATCGGACTGGCGCTCGATGACCTCGGCAGTACCTACGCGAGCCTCGAGCGACTGCGCAGCCTGCCCTTCGATACGCTCAAGCTCGACCGTGCCTTCGGCATGCGTCTCGACCGGAGTCCTGTGGATCTGCGTTTTCTGCTGAGCCTTGTGGATCTGGCACAGAGCCTGGCGGTCGATCTGGTGGTCGAGGGTGTCGATTCGGCGGAAACCCTGGCGGCCGTGCAGGCGCTCGGCGTCACCCGGGTGCAGGGTTATCTTCTGGCCCCGCCGTTGACCGGTGGGCAGGTGCTCAGGCATGTCGTTACAACGCCAGTGGCGCAGCAGGATGCGCCGTTGCCAGCCTATGCGCGCCATCTGATCTGGGCACGTGGCGTACGCAGCCGCCTGCTCGACACCGCCTCAGGCGCGCTCGATGCCGGAGAGTCGCCCCTGCACCAAGCCGCGCTGCGCTTTCCCGGCTTGTCTGGCATGCTCGAGCGCTATACCTCGATCCTTCATGATACGGTCGCGGGACAGCTTACCCGCGAGGTTGCGGTGCTGCTGATCGATACCGTGGAACGTGAAATCATGCAGTTGCTCGACGCTCGGTACCGGCAGCCTGCGGACGGCGACTGA
- a CDS encoding restriction endonuclease subunit S: MSQYKAYPAYKDSGVEWIGQVPEHWEVKRLRHIGRYSNSGVDKKSYEDQQTVKLCNYTDVYYNEFISNDMPFMQATASAHEIEQFTLKKGDVIITKDSEDPSDIGVPAFVPHDMPGVVCGYHLTMIRALNDNHGSYIHRSIQSDHTKAYFFVESPGITRYGLNQNTIGNAPVALPPPEEQVTIAAALDRETARIDSLIQKKTRFIDLLKEKRQALITHAVTKGLDPNVKMKDSGVEWIGQVPEHWEVKRLKHLISQCQNGVWGDDPLEDGSDTLCIRVADFDRDNNVVICNPSTYRQITKEHQDSRLVSKGDILLEKSGGGAQTLVGANVRYLGEEPAVCSNFVAVIKPSKKAESAWLNYLMASMYALKINLRSIKQSTGIQNLDSEQYLDEGVAAPSLDEQATIAAALDRETARIDALIGKAEQSITLLKERRSAFITAAVTGQIDLRGEQ, encoded by the coding sequence ATGAGCCAGTACAAAGCGTATCCCGCGTACAAGGATTCCGGCGTTGAGTGGATTGGGCAGGTGCCGGAGCATTGGGAGGTGAAAAGGCTACGTCATATCGGGCGTTACTCTAATAGTGGAGTAGACAAGAAGAGCTATGAAGACCAGCAGACAGTTAAGCTTTGTAACTACACGGACGTCTATTACAACGAATTCATCAGTAATGATATGCCTTTCATGCAGGCTACTGCCAGCGCCCACGAGATTGAGCAGTTCACTCTGAAAAAAGGTGATGTCATTATCACGAAGGATTCGGAAGACCCTTCCGACATAGGGGTTCCTGCCTTTGTTCCACATGATATGCCTGGAGTGGTTTGTGGCTATCATCTCACTATGATTCGTGCCTTAAATGATAACCATGGGAGCTATATCCATCGTTCGATCCAGTCGGATCATACAAAAGCTTACTTCTTTGTTGAGTCGCCAGGAATAACCCGATATGGCCTGAATCAAAATACTATTGGTAATGCCCCAGTAGCGCTCCCTCCACCAGAAGAACAAGTCACCATCGCAGCCGCCCTCGACCGCGAAACCGCCCGTATTGATTCGCTAATCCAGAAGAAAACCCGCTTTATCGATCTGCTGAAGGAAAAGCGTCAGGCGCTGATTACCCATGCGGTCACCAAGGGGCTAGACCCCAACGTGAAGATGAAGGATTCCGGCGTTGAGTGGATTGGGCAGGTGCCGGAGCATTGGGAGGTAAAAAGGCTGAAGCACTTAATATCCCAATGCCAGAATGGCGTTTGGGGTGATGACCCACTGGAAGATGGCTCGGATACATTATGTATTCGGGTTGCAGATTTCGATAGGGATAACAACGTTGTCATTTGTAACCCCTCAACGTATCGGCAGATTACCAAGGAACACCAAGATAGCCGGTTAGTTTCCAAAGGAGACATTCTCCTTGAGAAATCAGGAGGCGGCGCACAAACATTAGTGGGTGCAAATGTGCGCTATCTGGGAGAAGAGCCTGCCGTTTGCTCCAACTTTGTAGCAGTTATAAAGCCGTCGAAAAAGGCCGAGTCCGCATGGCTAAATTATCTAATGGCATCTATGTATGCGCTCAAGATAAATCTACGTTCCATTAAGCAATCTACAGGGATTCAAAATCTGGATTCTGAGCAATATCTTGATGAGGGTGTCGCTGCTCCTTCTCTTGACGAACAAGCCACCATCGCCGCCGCCCTCGACCGCGAAACCGCCCGCATTGATGCGTTGATTGGCAAGGCAGAGCAAAGTATTACCCTACTCAAAGAGCGCCGCTCGGCCTTTATCACCGCCGCTGTTACCGGCCAGATTGATTTGCGAGGAGAACAATAA
- a CDS encoding MFS transporter, with translation MRQSRDTVAATAGISPALVLTMAVATGMTVANIYYAQPLLDTLAKAFGVPVHTAGLIVTVTQLGYAAGLMFLVPLGDLLERRRLVVTVTVLTSGALVFAAMAPDIGLFFAASLAIGVTSVVVQILVPFAAHLAADHARGRVVGRVMSGLLLGILLARTVSGLMADAFGWRSIFWLAAGVMLIQALVLARVLPADPGKARVPYPELLRSVLHLLRDEPVLRRRIVYGVCVFASFSALWTALPFLLASPPYGYSLADIGAFGLLGVAGAMAASVAGHLHDRGHARIATGGALALVMLAFALMGVFPHALAALVVGIVVLDLGVQGTQILNQSAIYQLRPEARSRLTTAYMTCYFAGGAAGSAGAAYAYSLAGWTGVAAVGTAAPLLALLYWLSDRI, from the coding sequence TTGAGGCAATCCCGCGATACCGTTGCTGCAACTGCGGGCATCAGCCCGGCGCTGGTGCTGACCATGGCCGTCGCCACCGGGATGACGGTGGCCAACATCTACTATGCGCAGCCGCTGCTCGATACCCTGGCCAAGGCCTTCGGCGTACCGGTACACACTGCCGGCCTGATCGTCACGGTCACCCAGCTCGGTTATGCGGCCGGGTTGATGTTCCTGGTGCCACTCGGCGACCTGCTCGAACGTCGGCGGCTCGTCGTGACGGTGACCGTACTGACCAGCGGCGCGCTGGTGTTCGCTGCGATGGCGCCGGATATCGGCCTTTTCTTCGCCGCGTCTCTCGCGATCGGCGTCACGTCCGTGGTGGTGCAGATTCTGGTACCGTTCGCCGCGCATCTGGCGGCCGATCATGCGCGCGGGCGGGTGGTCGGGCGGGTGATGAGCGGGTTGCTGCTCGGCATCCTGCTGGCGCGCACGGTGTCCGGCCTGATGGCCGACGCCTTCGGCTGGCGCAGCATCTTCTGGCTGGCCGCCGGCGTCATGCTGATCCAGGCGCTGGTGCTCGCCCGGGTGCTGCCGGCCGATCCCGGCAAGGCTCGCGTACCTTATCCTGAGCTGTTGCGTTCGGTGCTCCACCTGCTGCGCGACGAGCCCGTGCTGCGCCGACGGATCGTCTACGGGGTGTGCGTGTTCGCGAGCTTCAGCGCGCTGTGGACCGCATTGCCGTTTCTGCTCGCCTCCCCGCCCTATGGCTACAGCCTGGCCGACATCGGCGCGTTCGGCTTGCTCGGGGTGGCCGGCGCGATGGCCGCCTCCGTGGCCGGCCATCTGCACGACCGCGGACATGCGCGCATCGCCACCGGGGGCGCGCTCGCCCTGGTGATGCTGGCCTTCGCGCTGATGGGGGTCTTCCCGCATGCGCTGGCCGCCCTGGTGGTCGGCATCGTGGTGCTGGATCTGGGGGTACAGGGTACGCAGATCCTGAATCAGAGTGCGATCTACCAGCTACGTCCCGAGGCGCGCAGCCGTCTGACCACCGCGTACATGACCTGCTACTTCGCCGGCGGCGCGGCCGGTTCGGCCGGGGCGGCCTACGCCTACAGCCTGGCGGGCTGGACGGGTGTTGCCGCCGTCGGCACGGCGGCGCCGCTGCTGGCGCTGCTCTACTGGCTGAGCGATCGGATCTGA
- a CDS encoding NAD-dependent succinate-semialdehyde dehydrogenase, with amino-acid sequence MSFRSIDPATGETVTTYDAMSADQINDTLNRAVAAQREWAATDFAERAARFHALADRLVEAKDEFATLMSHEMGKLHAQGVAEVEKCAWVCRFYADHAEAFLRPEPVKTEAYRSYVNFRPLGVVLAIMPWNYPFWQVLRFAAPAMMAGNGAVLKHAPNVFGCSLALERTFREAGFPKHLFRSLLVDIPETTAAIHDPRIAAVSITSSVRAGRAVASEAGRALKKCVLELGGSDPYIVLEDADLERAVEVGVIARFQNGGQSCIAAKRFIVVDEVYDAFERKFVEAVGRLRMGDPRNPDTQVGPMARIDLRDELADQVRRSAITGARILVGGEVPAGPGAYYPPTVLTDVEPGMAAWSEELFGPVATLIRVRDEAEALRVANGTEFGLSGAVWTRDLVRGERIAAEGIESGAAFVNTMSKSDPRMPFGGIRHSGYGRELSIHGIREFVNVHSVWVEGPG; translated from the coding sequence ATGTCATTCCGGAGCATCGATCCCGCCACCGGCGAAACGGTCACCACCTACGACGCGATGAGCGCCGACCAAATCAACGACACACTGAACCGGGCCGTGGCGGCACAGCGTGAATGGGCTGCCACCGACTTTGCCGAACGCGCCGCGCGTTTCCACGCGCTGGCCGACCGGCTGGTCGAAGCCAAGGACGAATTCGCCACGCTGATGAGCCACGAGATGGGCAAGCTGCACGCCCAGGGTGTCGCCGAGGTGGAAAAGTGCGCCTGGGTCTGCCGCTTCTACGCCGACCATGCCGAGGCATTCCTGCGTCCGGAGCCGGTCAAGACCGAGGCCTATCGCAGTTACGTGAACTTCCGGCCGCTCGGCGTGGTGCTGGCGATCATGCCCTGGAACTACCCCTTCTGGCAGGTACTGCGCTTCGCCGCGCCGGCGATGATGGCGGGCAACGGCGCCGTGCTCAAGCACGCGCCCAACGTGTTCGGCTGCAGCCTGGCGCTGGAGCGTACATTCCGCGAGGCCGGATTCCCCAAGCACCTGTTCCGCAGCCTGCTGGTCGATATTCCGGAAACGACCGCGGCAATCCACGACCCGCGCATCGCCGCGGTCAGCATCACCTCCAGCGTGCGTGCCGGCCGCGCAGTGGCCTCCGAGGCGGGGCGGGCGCTGAAGAAATGCGTGCTCGAACTCGGCGGATCGGACCCCTACATCGTGCTCGAGGACGCCGATCTCGAACGTGCCGTCGAGGTTGGAGTTATTGCCCGTTTTCAGAACGGCGGGCAGAGTTGCATCGCCGCCAAGCGCTTCATCGTGGTGGACGAGGTCTACGACGCCTTCGAGCGCAAGTTCGTCGAGGCGGTCGGCAGACTGCGCATGGGCGATCCCCGCAACCCCGATACCCAGGTCGGCCCGATGGCGCGCATCGACCTGCGCGACGAACTCGCCGACCAGGTGCGGCGCAGCGCGATCACCGGCGCACGCATCCTGGTCGGCGGCGAGGTCCCGGCGGGTCCCGGCGCCTATTACCCCCCGACGGTGCTGACCGATGTGGAACCGGGCATGGCCGCCTGGTCCGAGGAACTGTTCGGCCCGGTCGCCACGCTGATCCGCGTGCGCGACGAGGCCGAGGCGCTGCGCGTGGCCAACGGCACCGAATTCGGCCTGTCGGGTGCGGTGTGGACACGCGACCTCGTCCGCGGCGAGCGCATCGCGGCCGAGGGCATCGAATCGGGCGCGGCCTTCGTCAACACGATGTCGAAGTCCGATCCGCGCATGCCCTTCGGCGGCATCCGCCATTCGGGTTACGGACGCGAACTGTCGATTCACGGCATCCGCGAGTTCGTCAACGTCCACTCGGTGTGGGTCGAGGGACCGGGCTGA
- a CDS encoding type I restriction-modification system subunit M, giving the protein MNEFTGSAASQADFIWKNAEDLWGDFKHTDFGKIILPFTLLRRLECALEPTREAVREAYAAFKDADVELDTILRSTAEYPFYNTSEYSLGTLGSTKTRRNLEDYIALFSDNARAIFEEFEFGNTVIRLEKAGLLYKICQNFAKIDLHPEVVPDRVMSNIYEHLIRRFGAEVNEGAEDFMTPRDIVHLATALLLDPDDALFEANPGLIRTLYDPTCGTGGFLTDAMNHVGDYGGRDKVPPVLVPHGQELEPETHAVCVAGMLIRRLESDPGRDLSKNIRQGSTLSNDQFAGERFHYCLSNPPFGKKWEKDKNAVEAEHKKGELGRFGPGLPKISDGSMLFLMHLASKLELPINGGGRAAIVLSGSPLFNGGAASGESEIRRWLLENDLIEAIVALPTDLFFRTNIATYLWILSNKKPQERKGKVQLINATDLWTSIRNEGNKRRIVSDDQRRQILDIYAAGETDALSRMLDYRTFGYRRIKVLRPLRMILELDKAGMERLEADPTWEKLSDAHQAFWRDALKPLIGQTQTYGWAETFAKGAIKSDEAKKLKVKANKTFITALINAFGHKDPEAEPVTDANGNLVPDTDLTDYENVPYLEDIEDYFAREVLPHVPDAYLDESFTDAKDGKLGRVGYEINFNRFFYQYQPPRKLHDIDEDLKQVEAEIAALLAEVASE; this is encoded by the coding sequence ATGAACGAATTTACGGGATCGGCAGCTTCACAGGCTGACTTTATTTGGAAGAACGCGGAAGACCTGTGGGGGGACTTCAAACATACGGACTTTGGCAAGATCATCTTGCCGTTTACCTTGCTGCGCCGCCTGGAGTGTGCGTTGGAGCCGACCCGCGAGGCGGTGAGAGAGGCATACGCCGCTTTCAAGGATGCCGATGTTGAGCTGGACACCATTCTGCGCTCAACCGCTGAATACCCCTTCTACAACACCTCAGAATACTCCCTTGGCACCCTCGGTAGCACCAAGACGCGCCGCAATCTGGAAGACTACATCGCCCTGTTTTCGGATAACGCCCGCGCTATCTTCGAGGAGTTCGAGTTCGGCAATACCGTGATCCGGCTGGAGAAGGCTGGCTTGCTGTACAAGATTTGCCAGAACTTCGCCAAGATCGACCTGCACCCTGAGGTGGTGCCGGATCGGGTGATGAGCAATATCTACGAACACCTGATTCGCCGCTTTGGTGCTGAGGTCAACGAAGGGGCCGAGGACTTCATGACGCCGCGTGACATCGTTCACCTGGCAACCGCACTTTTGCTTGACCCGGATGACGCCCTGTTTGAGGCCAACCCCGGTTTGATTCGTACCCTGTATGACCCGACCTGCGGCACGGGTGGGTTCCTCACTGATGCCATGAACCATGTGGGCGATTACGGTGGCCGCGACAAGGTACCGCCGGTTCTGGTGCCGCACGGGCAGGAGCTGGAACCAGAAACCCATGCGGTTTGTGTGGCCGGTATGCTGATCCGCCGTCTGGAATCCGACCCTGGCCGCGATCTGTCGAAGAACATTCGTCAGGGCAGTACGCTGTCCAACGACCAGTTTGCCGGTGAGCGTTTCCACTACTGTCTGTCCAATCCCCCGTTTGGGAAGAAATGGGAGAAGGACAAAAACGCCGTCGAAGCGGAACACAAAAAAGGCGAATTGGGCCGCTTTGGGCCGGGCCTGCCGAAAATCAGCGATGGCTCCATGCTGTTTTTGATGCACCTTGCCAGCAAACTGGAACTGCCGATCAACGGCGGTGGCCGCGCCGCTATCGTGCTGTCCGGTTCGCCACTATTCAACGGTGGTGCCGCGTCTGGCGAATCGGAAATCCGCCGCTGGTTGCTGGAAAACGACCTGATTGAAGCCATTGTGGCCCTGCCAACGGATCTGTTCTTCCGCACCAATATCGCCACCTACCTGTGGATTCTGTCCAATAAGAAGCCGCAGGAGCGCAAAGGCAAGGTGCAGTTGATCAACGCCACCGATCTGTGGACTTCAATCCGCAACGAGGGCAACAAGCGCCGTATTGTCAGCGATGATCAGCGCCGCCAGATTTTGGACATCTACGCCGCTGGGGAAACCGATGCGCTTTCCCGGATGCTCGACTACCGCACCTTTGGCTACCGCCGTATCAAGGTACTGCGCCCGCTGCGCATGATCCTAGAACTGGATAAGGCGGGCATGGAGCGCCTGGAAGCTGACCCCACTTGGGAAAAGCTCTCTGACGCGCATCAGGCATTCTGGCGCGACGCCCTCAAGCCGCTGATCGGGCAAACGCAGACCTATGGCTGGGCAGAAACCTTTGCCAAGGGCGCGATCAAGTCCGACGAAGCCAAGAAGCTCAAGGTCAAGGCCAACAAGACCTTTATCACCGCGCTGATCAACGCCTTTGGTCACAAAGACCCGGAAGCCGAGCCCGTCACAGATGCCAACGGCAACCTGGTGCCGGATACTGATCTGACCGATTACGAAAATGTTCCTTACCTGGAGGACATTGAAGACTACTTCGCCCGCGAAGTGCTGCCCCATGTCCCGGATGCCTATCTGGACGAGAGCTTTACCGATGCGAAGGATGGCAAGCTGGGCCGCGTCGGCTATGAGATCAACTTCAACCGCTTCTTCTATCAGTACCAGCCGCCGCGCAAGCTGCATGATATTGATGAAGACCTGAAGCAGGTGGAAGCCGAGATTGCCGCGCTACTGGCAGAGGTGGCCAGCGAATGA